A genomic region of Pelodiscus sinensis isolate JC-2024 chromosome 1, ASM4963464v1, whole genome shotgun sequence contains the following coding sequences:
- the KCNE1 gene encoding potassium voltage-gated channel subfamily E member 1, producing the protein MATLSNDTALNSLLSKLLQEYVAQTNNSASSHHGKPNDNLQIIYVLLLIGFFGFFTFGTMLSNIRSKKLEHSEDPYNVYIATDTWRKVDEANFHARLVGTYKSYCVFENQLAVEQANNEIPQIKSL; encoded by the coding sequence ATGGCGACACTGTCTAATGATACAGCACTGAATTCCCTCCTCTCCAAATTATTACAAGAATACGTAGCCCAGACAAATAACTCTGCGTCTTCCCACCATGGAAAACCCAATGACAACCTGCAAATCATCTATGTGCTCTTATTGATTGGTTTCTTTGGCTTTTTCACATTTGGAACAATGCTTAGCAACATCCGCTCCAAAAAGTTGGAGCACTCAGAGGATCCGTATAATGTGTACATTGCAACAGACACTTGGCGTAAGGTGGATGAGGCAAATTTTCATGCCAGACTTGtgggaacttataaatcatactGTGTGTTTGAGAACCAACTTGCTGTGGAGCAGGCTAATAATGAGATTCCTCAGATAAAGTCTTTATAG
- the C1H21orf140 gene encoding uncharacterized protein C21orf140 homolog produces the protein MYRFINPLLKHIIHRGSFDTAARMQCLKYLQTLRTLQFNGHNTIFLGETDISESLITGEKLSHEDGQNWPMWTLIHAASSQGWVPWRYRLLLRDELPMKQHEDIFQELCESLNKFYGQCIIVVREKRQPSELQGKEFTAKETITHPQVPSVTYMSSIECCPQIAQANGHELLSVPLPYNYLHPMDVAWSSLKWFIINNRKEFCLRSIERTYSYRCILFSDLVEKGLEKMTPSKWKIVTNKVRRWENYYLDTFA, from the coding sequence ATGTATCGCTTCATAAATCCTCTTTTAAAGCACATCATTCACAGAGGTTCCTTTGACACTGCTGCAAGGATGCAGTGCCTGAAGTATTTACAAACTCTGAGGACTCTGCAGTTTAATGGTCACAACACCATCTTCTTAGGAGAAACTGATATTTCAGAAAGTCTCATAACAGGGGAAAAGTTATCGCATGAAGACGGCCAGAACTGGCCAATGTGGACACTCATTCATGCTGCAAGCAGTCAAGGCTGGGTGCCATGGAGATACAGACTGTTGCTAAGAGATGAATTGCCCATGAAGCAGCATGAAGACATCTTTCAGGAATTGTGCGAGTCTCTGAACAAATTCTATGGGCAATGCATCATTGTGGTGCGAGAGAAGAGGCAACCTAGTGAGCTGCAGGGAAAAGAATTCACTGCTAAGGAGACAATAACTCACCCACAGGTTCCATCAGTCACTTACATGTCCAGCATTGAGTGCTGCCCTCAAATTGCACAAGCCAATGGCCATGAGCTTCTCTCCGTGCCTTTGCCCTACAACTATCTCCACCCTATGGATGTAGCGTGGTCTTCTTTGAAGTGGTTTATTATCAACAACAGGAAGGAGTTTTGTCTGAGGTCCATTGAGAGAACTTATTCCTATAGGTGTATCCTGTTCAGTGACTTGGTTGAGAAAGGACTAGAGAAGATGACCCCAAGCAAATGGAAAATAGTGACAAACAAAGTGCGGAGATGGGAGAACTACTACCTTGATACATTTGCTTGA